Part of the Arvicanthis niloticus isolate mArvNil1 chromosome 2, mArvNil1.pat.X, whole genome shotgun sequence genome, gtttaagatttatgtacatctacatgtacacctgcattcCAGAAGAAGACAccaatcccattatagatggtgtgagccaccgcatggttgctgggaaatgaactcaggacctctggaagagcaggcagtactcttaacctcagagccatctctcttcaTCCCCTTAAGCCAAGTTttaacttttgttatttttcttatatgtggTATATAAGAAATGTAGTCAGGCAGTGCTGTCacacacttgagaggcagagacagatctctgagttcaaggctagtttggtctacaaagtgtgttccagaacagtcagagctgttacatagaaaaaccctgtcttgaaaacaaaaagaaatgtatgtCACTTGAAGAagtttgagtttttaaaagaggATAATAGAGATTGCCTTAACCTACTACTCAGGGGTCTTCTCTTAGTGTTTGTATTATTTCTGGGTTATTGTACAGAGTTATGCTGGGTATTTAGAACAGTACTTTGTTTGTCTGATATTGCCCATAATGGCCTCAGACACAATATGTTGTAAaggctggccatgaattcctCTGCTCTCCTGATTCTACTTCCCGAgtgctaaaattacagcttaTGCCATCTTCCTGGctgaggttgttgttgttgtgctaGTAGtggtagttttttttgttttcttttgttttgcttttggttttgattttttgctGGActttgtagcttaggctggctccTAaatcatgatcttcctgcctcagctactgGCTTCTCAAGTGCTTAGATTGTTGGCATGTGTCATATGCCTAGCTAtgcttttgtctctttctttctttctttctttctttctttctttctttctttctttctttctttctttcttctctctctctctctctctctctctctctctctctctctctctctctctctctcttttttgagacagactttctctgtgtaacagtcctgagTATTGTACTGGAACTTACTTCATAGAGCagactgacctcgaactcagatctgcctgcctctgcctctgcctcctgagtgctgggatcagaggtgtgcGCCATCCTGTCTGGCTTCTGCCGTCTTTATTTTCAACAGCAGCATGTGATAGTGCTTTCAGATTATCATTGCCCATTGCCTGTTTGCTGACTCGGTGAGAATGAAAGCTGTCCAATTCTGTTCTGGCGAAGCTGCTATAATTCAGGTTACTGAATAGATGGATACTTGAGACCCTTGTGATTGTGAGACACCTTTTGGGCAGCCTGAAGAAGAGGGTGCATTTCTGAAGCCAGAAGTGCTGAGGGGCACTTGTGAATTTTGCTTGTGAATTCCAGGTATCCTGTGGTCTGAAGCTGTCTTCCTTGAGGCAAGGCCCCAGAGAAAGACCAAGAGTGTGGATGCCCTGAAGAAGTGTGAACATGACCCCCATGTGCTTCTAGCTGTGGCTAAGTGAGTACTCGTCTGGGATTGCTTGGGTTCTGCTATAGTTTTGCCAGCATCTCTGCCTGGCTATGCTGCCTTTGTTTGCCCAGGATGAGCTACATGGGCCTCAGCTGCCAGAACTGCTGCTTCCGTCTTCTGGGCAGCACGCTCTTGCTAGAGGCCTTGAGGTGTCCTGTCTAGACATCTGTCTGGTCACTCCCTCTTCTCAGGCCTCCTGGGTTCCTGGCTCATCTTCAGGCCCAGGCTTCTGATGGGACTGTTCCCTTTGTTTTAGTACCACATGGGGCCTGGATTACTTGCAAGACAGATTTGTTATTGGTCCACACAGAATTTAAGTATTAAGCCAAGCCCATTTGACTGAATGGGCTTTATCCAAGAGGTTTTTAAtgttgtggttggttggttggggtttttttgtggttgttgttggttttgtttgtttgttttttgtttttgtttttgtttttgttttgagacagggtttctctgtgtatcctgactgtcctggaactcactttgtagatcaaagtcagagatctgcctgcctctgcctcctgactgctgggacaAAAGGTATCACTATCACTGCCCAGAGAGCCAAGAGGCTTGCACTTTCATTGTGTTAGCAGAACTCAGACCCTTTTAGCTCAGTGACCCCAGGAATAACCTGCTGTAATCCGTCGTCTTGGAGTACAGAAATGATTAACCATGGTTCATCTGCAGCGCCATCAAGTGATCTATCACCTCCCAGCATAAGGATATGCCACTGGTGGAGGCAGAGCCTTAGAACCAATTTGGTTCTCTTTGAGTGGCACTGAGTGTTCAGGGTCTGGTGCAGCTGTCTTCACATTGCTACCTGGCACCTCTGTAGAGTCTAACCCTAGTAGATGAGGGAGGTTCTATGTCCCAGCCTTGCTAGCCTGGGCTTCCTTTTCCCAGAGTAGCTTCTTTATGCCCTCAGCCAAAGCAGCCGTAAACTTTACAAAAGGCTTTATTACAGTAAATAAGTCACTCTTTGCTGTTCCCAGCCAGTGTTCCATGTGCCTCCTATCTTGATTTTATGCTCTTTAAATCACAGTTTATCTAACACCAAGCAATTAAGAGTACTATATGGCTTAAAAAGCAATCAAGTTATCAGCATGAAATTACTCCATTTGGTACCTGAGAGCAGCCCAGACAGCTGCCTACAGTGGAAAGGTTAGCTGTGCACCAGCTGCCTCACTAAGGGGGTGAATACAGCTCCAAGTCCTGGCCCTGCCAGAGTGTTTCCCACAGCAGGCCATgccatcctccccattgttcaccttGCTTATACTACAGTAACTACCAGGTGGGGAGCAGGGTGCCATGCAACCCTAAattggtttctttgttgttgctgtttttggttttttctagacagggtttctctgtgtagccatctGGGACTCTGTAGATcaacaggccttgaactcagaggtctgcctgcctttgtttcccAGGTGTTggaaaagtaagtaagtaaaaataagtaaaaaagtaagtaagtaaaataaaaagtaagtaagtaaaataaaagacattaagAGCTCACTGTGTACGAATGTTCTAAAAAGCAGTGTGGATCAGGGAAGGATCTGGGATAACCTCCAGacaggattaaaggcctgtgccaccatgccccacTTGTAAGTTAGTTTCTAACAGTCCAGTCTCTTGGCTTCCTGCACGACTCCGTTCAGGTTGCTGTTCAAGTGTCTTGAGTGTCAGGTGCAACAGTCGTGTCCTCTGGACTGATTGTCGTGGAGCTGCAGCTCCAGTGGCCCGGCAGACCTGTCAACGTCAGTCTTCCCAGAGCGGACCTGTCAACGTCAGTCTTAGTGTTTGCTTAGGTTGCTACAAGGTAGACGAGGCAGGTTAATAGTTCAGGGTTGGTGTCTTATTAAGGGGCAGTCTGagatttcagggtttttttttttttttaaatctgcctTAATTAATGTTTGTCAAGGTTAGTTTCAAATTGCATTTCGCCCAGATAGTTTTAAGAAGTCAAGATCTATCTAGCCTGTGGTGGTGCAGGTGGTGCAGGTGATGCAGGTgtatgcctttaaccccaacactcaggaggcagagacaggcagatctctgtgacttccagaccagcctggtctacagagtgaatcccaggatagccagggcagttacacagagaaaccctgtcaaaaagtaagtaagtaaaataaaagacattaagAGCTCACTGTGTACGAATGTTCTAAAAAGCAGTGTGGATCAGGGAAGGATCTGGGATAACCTCCAGACAGCCCTGGACTGTGACACAGACCTCTAACAGATGCCTAGGCTTGCTGGTCTTAACAGGAACAGGGTACAGCTGATCACCTACATAGAAGAGTGACTCTCAAATGTGGCAGACACTAGTCTATGTCCCTTGCTCTAAGTACTTCTCCCATAACAGGCTGTTCTGGAGTGAAAGAAAGATCACCAAGGCTCGGGAGTGGTTCCATCGTACTGTGAAGATTGACTCAGATCTGGGAGATGCCTGGGCCTTTTTCTACAAATTTGAACTACAGCATGGCACTGAGGTAAGGCTTCACCCACACACCTGTAATAGTAATGGCACTGTACACCCGCACACCAGTAATAATCTGCCTATTCCCCTAGCCACGACAGAGACGGTAGAAAGCTCCATCTAATCCttggggaagaggaggcagggagtGGCTAAGACCAGGAGCCCCTCCCCCTTGAGCTTTGTTGGAACAGTGCTCATaaggcggggtggggtggggtggggggcagggcagGATGTCCTGGGGTCCTCATTGGAAGTAGTAGCCAGACTTCATTGAATCCAGGAAGTACCTAGTTTAGAGAGTGCACATGGCAACTCATAGGAATCAAAAGATAGGAAGTCAACACAGAGATACACTGACCTTGACTGTATGTTCCACAAGAGAAAGAGGTGGGTTGAAATCTGCTGGGGCCAGATCTGCAAGGGGACAGGCAAGACCTGTACCTCACAAGATGTAAACCTCATAAGGAATCCACCTGAAGTATCCTTTGATCTccccaggagcagcaggaggaagtGAGGAAACGCTGTGAGAATGCAGAGCCCCGACATGGAGAGCTGTGGTGTGCTGTGTCCAAGGATATCACCAATTGGCAGAGAAAGATTGGGGAGATCCTAGTGCTGGTGGCCGCCCGCATCAAAAACACCTTCTGATAGCAGGGGTGGAGGACACGGGACTTCCGGTGCCACATGTGGACAATGAACACAAAGCCTACACTGTCTGTCTTTTATTCATTAAAGATTTTTATAGAGTTATGTTGGGCTAGGgcctcatttgtttttctgttttgtccttGATGTCTAGTCTCCATGAATGATGGTCAAGTCAAGTCTGGTTTGGATGTAGCCTCCTGCAAGTGCTTATGTGCTGCAGAAGAAGTATGGTTGGGTACTGAGGGCTTGCTGAGATTTTTGTGGAGATGTTAAGAGTATAGGCTATATGGAGAATATGGGCTCTGTCACAGATCTCTGGTACAGGAGGCTGAAGGTCACATGGGGACCAAGCTACAAAGGATTGAAAGGCTTGTAGAAGCCCCCGTTGTTCTGTAGTCATCTGAGGTAAAATGAATCTCAGCAGGCACCTTTGCTTACCTTGGAAGGTGTGAGCTCACTCTTCCTGTGGTTCTGGGAACCTTGACAGTAGAGGACAAGAGTAGAGCCTGCTGGCTGACGCTTAACAGCATGGTTACTTGTTTGCTGGCTTGGGGAAGTACTTCTGTCCTGAGGGAATGTCTTAAGAGAGCTGCTTGGGTATTTCTGTGGAGAAATCCATGGGGTTCCTTATATTGAGGAACCATACCCAGTAATTTCTTCACTGATGAAGGGCAAAGAATTTGACTATAGCATCAAGCTGTTGGTGGTTTCTTTTGACTGTTTTCGACTCTCGGACTGAATGCATTGGAGCAGTTACAGAAGAGGATACTTGGGTAAAATTTTCTGTAGGGCTGTGGGAAAGTCTGGATAGCCTATAGTGTCCAGGTTATTTTTTCTGCCTGTGGGGATGGAGGATATTTTTGTTGCTGACATGGTCAGCAACTCCTTGTGTaccacatttatttattgggtTCATGTATGCAGCAAtttgcttgtggaggtcagatgataaCCTATATGAGTCTTTCCGCCTATTATGTTAGCccctgggatcaaactcgggttgtCAAGATTTGTCAGCAAGTGCCTTAACTAACCTGCTGGCCCACGCCATTGCTTTTCTTCTGCTGGAAGAAGTTGAGCTCTGCTCAACACAAGATTAGTTGTGTTCGAGGCTGCTGTTGACGGTAAAGGAAAACAGCAACCCTGGGACTGGGCCTCTTACTCCTGGATGACCCCAAGGTTTGGAGGGATGAAGTGGGGCCAGCAATGGAAGGCTGGGAAGTCCCAAGTTCCAGACTTGCTTGGACAAGTTGGTTTGGATATGGATTGGGAACTGGTGGCTAACCTGCCTATCAGGAGAGACTATTGTTCTTTGCCCATTGAGACAGAGCAGGGGTCTCCATGGGGCTGGAAACTCAATCTAAGACCCAGAGAAGCCCAGGATCTGCTGCAACAAGCAGCTGCTGTGCTCCAGGGTCAGGTTAATTGTAATTGGGGAGAGGTTGGGGAGGGGTTAGGGGCCGGGCTGGGTTATTGaacttttccttccctcccttgtcGCTCCCTCCTTTTGCTGGAGGAGCCAACTTCAAAAGCCTCTCCACCTGCCCCTCAAGCTCTATTCAGGGAGGACCCATCCACCTGGTGTGGCTGCCAGTTGCCTGCTTCGTTGGCCACCTGAAGACTCAGAGGACCCCAGGATCATGTGTGCTGTCTGCTagagggagtaagggagggccAGACCCTGAGAGGCCTATGGTGAGCAGCTTGGGGCCTCGGGCCAAGGGGCTGGGCATGGGCataactggggtgggggtgggggtaggctTTTCCCTGTGCCTCATGGGAACCCCCAGATGTTTATAATGGTACCCAGTAAAATGACTATTGTAGGTGCTTATGTCCTGGCTTTCCCAGAACGGTTTTCTCTTATACTGGGTTAAGCCTGTGTCAGGAACTCCCTAAGCAGCCTGCCCCATCCCTTGGTGCTAGATACACTAGCAGTCTCACTGGCTGGCCTGGTCCGCTCCTGTTCCTAATGTGGGCTGATGGGCTGGTCTCAGTATCCCTCCATTGGCCATGGTACTCAGTGACTTGCCAGAGCGTCCTTCCGTTTGCTgtcaccccaacccccacccatcTCTATGTGGGAGTTTACGGTATGCTCAGTTCAGCTCTCCTGCCAGGGCTGGGAAGCTGAGTCCTGTCGTTTCGCTGGGTTCACAAGATTAATTTTCCAGAGCAAGTAGAATGCCGAACTCCAGCTGGGGGCCTAGAGGCAGATTTGGGAACTAGTCCATTTGAAGGAGCTGGAGTCCTGGGGACCTTTAGCTGTCTTGCTAACGTTTGTTTGAGCTTTCCCCAGCACCAGTCCTTTCCTTTCTGGGTGGGAGGAAACCTGTTGGCagactttgtttcttctcttgctgtctctgagcCTTCCCACCAGCCTTCCCTTCACATTGGGAGTGAATCTTGGAGTTCAGAGCCATTGTTTTTGCCATGGTTTCGGGCTTTCTGTGGCTGGTTGTAGCAGAGCTATCAAGGAAGATTGGGGTTCTCATACTGCATAAGAACAAAGTGGTTCTGTCCCGAGACCCTTTCTTGTTCACCCAAAGTGCTTTAGatgtatgtgagagagaacaaCCAAGAGAATAACAAGCAGGGGATGGGAGTGGGCTATGACTAGTGGCTGTGGGTCTGAGCGTGGTCGGGGTGAAGCTGTACAAGGGATCACTTCTTGCTGAACCTCCATTCCACCTCCTGTACAAAGTAAGGAAGCTCTTATACATTCGTGGTTCTCCCGGTGCTCACTTTCCTACCTCTCCAGTATAGACCATAGTATCACCCTTGGTCTGTATACCTGTTCTCGCTCACCTTCCTAGTCCTTCAGGGCTCAGTAAAAATACTTCTCCATGCCCCACTCCACACTCCACAAACGTTCATAGGTGTGTTTGGtttgtctcttcccttctctaGGACTGCCCAGGTATATCATAAACCATGACCAGAGCCTCTGAGATTTTCTATCTCCTAGCATCTCAAAGATGAAGGAGCGCCCTTTGTGGTGACTCCAAGTGCCTATGGGGCCACTTCATGCTCTCAGCCCTAACATGGTGTCTTCTCCAGGTGCCCCCAAAGCCTGATTTTTAcatactactgctgctgctgctggcattTCTTGGATCTGCTCTGGGCTGGCCTGGGTCTCAGTCCTGCAGTGTCCAGGAGGTACTCCGTCACTACCAAGCCGTCATCTTCCAGGACTTGCAGGCTGCCATGCAATGGGCTGGGATGGGAGTCCAACATACAGAGCCTGGATCCCGACACCACCGCTTCATTCAGAAAAATCTGACTGGAGCTGGCAGAGGTCAGGGACAGCCAGGGACCTCCTGTGGTGCCCAAAAGGTATGGGGGAGGTGCCCCCAAACCGCTATTTGTTCCCTCCTcaggcccctcccccatccccctgctCTGGCTTTCCTCCCTTTCCAACTCAGGAGAGTAGCATCCTACTATCTATTGAGTCCTTGGGTCAGACCCTTCTTGGGAGTGTGGCTGGAGTACCCCACAATGCATTAGAGAAAGCGGCATGGACAGTGGCAGTGCGCACCGAGGCAGTGATACGCAGACACTGCCGAACATCCTACAGGGTATGTGTCCtcaatccccaccccccaccccccccacccccccgggCTATATCATACCAATGGCCTGAGGCTTTGGGCTCAGTTAGGGCCAACTGATCTGATGACAACCCACTTCCCTCACGGCTAAATATGAGCTGTGAGGTGAAGGCAAGGGTGTAGGATCTGTATGCACTTCTCACAGCTGGTCTCTACTAGCAGATCCAGCAGCCAAAGAAGCAACCGCTACAGCCACGCAACAGGCGGAGGCGGCTCCTGCTACGTGCCCTATATGCTGTCGCCACCTGCTGGGAAAAGCTCTTTGCACTAAGTGCCATGGCTACCCGTGAATTCTAGCATTGTCCCTGTTCTTGCTCTCACTTCTTACAGAAGATTGGAAACAAACTGATTTGTGTTTTGGTAACACCCTCTCTCTCGGCTCACTGCTTCCACTCAAAGGTCCAGGGTGTGTATACACCCATTGAGGCCCCAATAAATGGAGCTAATGATGTGACCTGATTCTTCTTGTATTTGTTTGACTGGTTGTGGGCCCCGTGGTCTATCCAGGGATCTGCACCTCAGTAAGGGTGGGGCTAGGGGCCTGTATTTCACAGTGGCAATAGTTGTATCTCCCTCATACAGCAGGGGGCGTGGGTGGGACGTTGGACATGTCCTCGAGTAGTGTGGAAGGCAACGaatcccctacccccaccctacAACCTGGTTAGGGATTTTAACACGTCATGCATCCGTCCTGCCCAGCTCTGGACCGGAGGAGAgggtggaaatggagaggaggggaaggctGAGCTTCGTGGATTCAGAGCAAAACAACCGGATAAAGGAAACAGGACTTAGAGGAAGCCAGCCTTGCTGCCCTGGCCACAAACTAGACCAAGCCATTTCCTGCTGCCCCTGGGGGATAGGCAGGGCGGGATGGGGGTGGGATGACTCCACAGACTGTCCTAGACTTGTCTTTTGAACTAACTGGACTGACCCCAGTACCTACATATACCTGGGTGTCTGTTCTTTCATGATTCTAGCCCTGAGCAGAAAGAGGCAATGTCGTCACCCCACCCTCCACTTCCTTGCCTCATAATAGGATGTGGAGCCCAAAAGCTTCAAGGAATATCTTGCTCTGTACCATTCAGACAGGCGAACAAGGGACGAAAAGGCATTCTACTCTATAAGAGCAAGAAATAGCGTTGAAGTTCTTCAGGCCTCCACTTCTTGGTGCAAGTTCCATCTGCCCAGTGGgacctttttgtttcttttcagttgAGAAAGCTGAGCAATGGAGAGACCATAGGACCTTCCTTAATTACACAACAATCATGTACTGGGAGAACTGGGATCAGGTTTAGACCCATAGTATGGTGTGCAGAAGGGAAATGGAGCTTTGTGGGTGTCGATGTGTGTTCTAATAATCTTTGATTGGGATTTCTAATGGTCTTGAAAGCCACGATACATTACAAATATAGAACATTTTGATTCTTCTTTACGGGGTACGAGGCAGTGTAAAAAAGTGCAGGGTGTACCAGAGAGGGCCTCAGTACAAAGACCTTCAAGGTCAGGTCTAAAATGATTCTCTTCCATGTGTGCAtagtgaatgcatgcatgtgttagcTGGTGTGAAGGGTTGAGGGGAAGCCTGAGCCATTGCAGGATCCTGGCCCTAGGGCCTGAGTGGGTGGCCGTCTTGAACTGGGAAATACCAGTGGAAGAGAGTTGGGAGGCTTATGGACTTGGGCTTATATTGATGAGCTCTGCTGAGTATGCTGGGGTATAACCAATGTCCAGTGTAGGAAAAGAGGTCTGGTTTTGTTGAAATATAAGCCATAAGGAAGCAGAACTTTAACTAAAGAGTGGTCAAGTGGGATCTGAGGAAGGTTAGTAACAGTCTAGGCACTGAGCTGAAGAACGGCAGTATGGACAGCTCACCATGAAGTTCCCATGAATTCATTTTTCAAGGTAATCTGTACTGATCCTTGCCCTGACTTTAGATCCTACTGGGCAATTACTTCAATTCTAGTAAGTATCTCATAGCTACTCCCCACCCACGGCTACTCCCCACCCACAGCTAGTCCCCACCCACAGCTTCTCCCCATCTTGTTGTCCTGGGGGGGCGTAGCCAACAGAGTGTCCTGATTCCCACCTTCCACTCCTCAGCTGAGGAAAGATCAAACTACAGCCTCCTGGGACTGGGGGTGAAACAGAGGCTTCAAGAGTTTCAGGAAATTATTGTTGATACCTAAGCCCTGTACCAGACTACACATGAGAGGCTACTTGAATTCTGCACCATGACTCTCTGCAGGAGTCCTGAAAGCATCAGCCTATGGTCACCAACCCACTAGAATGACTGTCCTCTTGCAGGACAAGGACCGATACAGAGCCCTCAGAAAGGCTTGGAGCTGAAGGGCAAGTTGAGTGCTACTGAGACCCTAGATTCTGGGTTTTCTAGGCTCAGCCCAGGGACCTAAATGGAGGCTTCCTGGGCTGCTCTGTAGTTGAGGACAGGGCATATCCTTGTGTACGCGTAGCTTAGCCCAGCACAGAAGCTGTCCCACAGTT contains:
- the C2H20orf204 gene encoding uncharacterized protein C20orf204 homolog isoform X3; the protein is MVPPKPDFYILLLLLLAFLGSALGWPGSQSCSVQEVLRHYQAVIFQDLQAAMQWAGMGVQHTEPGSRHHRFIQKNLTGAGRGQGQPGTSCGAQKESSILLSIESLGQTLLGSVAGVPHNALEKAAWTVAVRTEAVIRRHCRTSYRQIQQPKKQPLQPRNRRRRLLLRALYAVATCWEKLFALSAMATREF
- the C2H20orf204 gene encoding uncharacterized protein C20orf204 homolog isoform X2 encodes the protein MLSALTWCLLQVPPKPDFYILLLLLLAFLGSALGWPGSQSCSVQEVLRHYQAVIFQDLQAAMQWAGMGVQHTEPGSRHHRFIQKNLTGAGRGQGQPGTSCGAQKESSILLSIESLGQTLLGSVAGVPHNALEKAAWTVAVRTEAVIRRHCRTSYRIQQPKKQPLQPRNRRRRLLLRALYAVATCWEKLFALSAMATREF
- the C2H20orf204 gene encoding uncharacterized protein C20orf204 homolog isoform X1; translated protein: MLSALTWCLLQVPPKPDFYILLLLLLAFLGSALGWPGSQSCSVQEVLRHYQAVIFQDLQAAMQWAGMGVQHTEPGSRHHRFIQKNLTGAGRGQGQPGTSCGAQKESSILLSIESLGQTLLGSVAGVPHNALEKAAWTVAVRTEAVIRRHCRTSYRQIQQPKKQPLQPRNRRRRLLLRALYAVATCWEKLFALSAMATREF